One window of the Microvirga mediterraneensis genome contains the following:
- the dprA gene encoding DNA-processing protein DprA, whose product MILTDEQRLDWLRLIRSEKVGPRTFRALVNQYGGAAAAREALPAPARRGGRLMLKVCSRAEAEKETAAAARLGVRFIAMGEPDYPKTLKAIDSAPPLIAVRGSAAIMARPSVAIIGSRNASASGLTFAERLSRQLGEAGYVVVSGLARGIDTKAHKASLESGTVAVLAGGHDRIYPAQNEPLLQAIVEQGGAVVSEMPMGWEPRGRDFPRRNRIVSGLSYGVVVVEAARRSGSLITARFALEQGREVFAVPGSPLDPRAEGTNDLIRDGATLCAGIEHVTSVLEPLIASGPDLDRGAEEPQHVIGVEELWDELDLPDVVRAPTRPVAPDAGFDEERGEAEGDLTVFLGPSPVAIDDLVRQSGLSIRNVQMALLELEMAGRLERHGGNAVSLIVGS is encoded by the coding sequence ATGATCCTGACGGATGAGCAGCGTCTCGATTGGCTTCGCCTCATCCGGTCAGAGAAAGTCGGGCCGCGCACCTTCCGCGCCCTCGTGAACCAATATGGCGGCGCGGCCGCCGCCCGGGAGGCGCTGCCGGCCCCCGCCCGTCGCGGCGGGCGCCTGATGCTGAAGGTCTGCAGCCGGGCCGAAGCCGAGAAGGAGACGGCCGCCGCCGCGCGCCTCGGCGTCCGTTTCATCGCCATGGGCGAGCCGGATTATCCCAAGACCCTGAAGGCCATCGATTCCGCCCCGCCTCTGATCGCCGTCCGCGGCTCGGCCGCCATCATGGCCCGGCCTTCGGTCGCCATCATCGGGTCGCGCAACGCCTCCGCGTCAGGCTTGACCTTCGCGGAGCGCCTGTCGCGCCAGCTCGGCGAGGCGGGTTACGTGGTCGTGTCGGGGCTGGCGCGCGGGATCGACACCAAGGCCCACAAGGCGAGCCTGGAATCCGGGACGGTTGCCGTACTGGCTGGCGGGCACGACCGCATCTACCCCGCCCAGAACGAGCCCCTGCTGCAGGCCATCGTGGAACAGGGCGGGGCGGTGGTGTCCGAGATGCCGATGGGCTGGGAGCCGCGCGGGCGCGACTTTCCGCGCCGGAACAGGATCGTCTCCGGACTCTCTTACGGCGTCGTCGTGGTCGAGGCGGCGCGCCGCTCCGGCTCGCTCATCACGGCGCGCTTCGCCCTGGAGCAGGGGCGAGAGGTCTTCGCCGTTCCAGGCTCACCCCTCGATCCTCGGGCCGAGGGCACGAACGACCTTATCCGCGACGGCGCAACTCTCTGTGCGGGAATCGAGCATGTGACGAGCGTCCTGGAGCCGCTGATCGCTTCCGGTCCGGATCTGGACCGAGGAGCCGAGGAACCGCAGCACGTCATCGGCGTGGAGGAACTCTGGGACGAGCTGGATCTGCCCGACGTCGTCCGCGCGCCCACGCGGCCGGTTGCGCCCGATGCGGGCTTCGACGAGGAAAGAGGTGAAGCGGAGGGCGACCTGACCGTGTTTCTCGGCCCGTCGCCCGTGGCCATCGACGATCTCGTCCGACAATCGGGTCTTTCCATCCGCAACGTTCAGATGGCGCTCCTGGAGCTGGAAATGGCCGGGCGTCTCGAACGCCACGGCGGCAACGCGGTATCGCTCATCGTGGGGAGCTAA
- the arfB gene encoding alternative ribosome rescue aminoacyl-tRNA hydrolase ArfB, whose amino-acid sequence MIHVTNSIALDEAELQESFIRASGPGGQNVNKVETAVQLRFDVRNSPSLPDYVKEKLQRIAGKRLTNEGVLIITAQRFRMQERNREDAVERLVELIRQATERPKIRRPTRPTLASKKRRLEAKGRRSDIKKGRSGKPGFD is encoded by the coding sequence ATGATCCATGTGACGAATTCCATCGCGCTTGATGAGGCCGAGCTTCAGGAGAGCTTCATTCGCGCTTCGGGACCGGGCGGTCAGAACGTCAACAAGGTCGAGACGGCCGTTCAGCTGCGTTTCGATGTGCGTAATTCGCCCTCTCTGCCCGACTATGTGAAGGAGAAATTGCAGCGGATCGCCGGAAAGCGGCTCACTAACGAGGGCGTTCTGATCATCACCGCCCAGCGCTTCCGCATGCAAGAGCGCAACCGGGAGGACGCGGTGGAGCGTTTGGTCGAGCTGATCCGGCAGGCGACCGAGCGCCCGAAAATCCGCCGTCCCACCCGGCCGACGCTCGCCTCGAAGAAGCGCCGGCTCGAGGCGAAAGGGCGGCGGTCCGACATCAAGAAGGGTCGCAGCGGCAAGCCCGGCTTCGATTGA
- a CDS encoding lysine-2,3-aminomutase-like protein produces the protein MNAIRPIRTPGELVETCLVAPEDAPAIQAVAERYAIAISPAMAALIDRNDPNDPIARQFVPDPSELTVMPEERADPIGDLAHSPVEGIVHRYPDRVLLKAVHVCPVYCRFCFRREMVGPQGLGTLSPEAMDQAFAYIAGHPEIWEVILTGGDPLVLSPRRLAEIMERLSTIDHVKIVRFHTRVPVVEPERVNDALIAALKASGKTAYVALHANHPRELTPEARAACARLVDAGIVMISQSVLLKGINDDPDTLAALMRAFVETRVKPYYLHHPDLAPGTSHFRLSIEEGQALVAGLRGRISGLCQPTYILDIPGGYGKAVIGPNAIRESDGCTTVSDFKGGEHVYPPSE, from the coding sequence TTGAACGCGATCCGCCCCATCCGCACACCCGGCGAACTGGTCGAAACCTGCTTGGTCGCTCCCGAAGACGCCCCGGCGATCCAAGCGGTAGCCGAGCGCTACGCCATCGCGATCAGTCCCGCCATGGCCGCGCTCATCGATCGGAACGACCCAAATGACCCCATCGCACGCCAGTTCGTGCCCGATCCCTCGGAGTTGACCGTCATGCCGGAGGAGCGCGCGGACCCTATCGGCGACCTTGCGCACAGCCCTGTCGAAGGCATCGTGCATCGCTATCCGGACCGGGTGCTGCTCAAGGCAGTTCATGTGTGTCCTGTCTACTGCCGCTTCTGCTTCCGCCGCGAGATGGTGGGTCCGCAGGGGCTCGGCACCCTCTCGCCGGAGGCCATGGACCAGGCCTTCGCCTATATCGCCGGTCACCCGGAGATCTGGGAGGTGATCCTCACCGGCGGCGATCCGCTGGTGCTCTCGCCCCGGCGCCTTGCCGAGATCATGGAGCGGCTTTCCACCATCGACCATGTGAAGATCGTGCGCTTTCATACGCGCGTACCCGTTGTCGAGCCGGAGCGCGTCAACGACGCCCTGATCGCGGCCCTCAAGGCGAGCGGCAAGACCGCCTATGTGGCGCTCCATGCCAATCATCCGCGCGAACTGACGCCCGAGGCCCGGGCGGCCTGCGCCCGGCTCGTGGATGCGGGCATCGTAATGATCAGCCAGTCGGTCCTGCTCAAAGGGATCAACGACGATCCGGATACGCTCGCGGCTCTCATGCGCGCCTTCGTGGAGACGAGAGTGAAGCCCTACTACCTCCACCACCCGGACCTCGCCCCCGGGACGAGTCATTTCCGGCTCTCGATTGAAGAGGGGCAGGCCCTCGTGGCAGGCCTGCGCGGCCGGATCTCAGGACTTTGCCAGCCGACCTACATCCTCGACATTCCCGGCGGATACGGGAAGGCCGTCATCGGGCCCAACGCGATCCGCGAATCCGACGGCTGCACCACAGTCTCGGACTTCAAGGGCGGCGAGCACGTCTATCCTCCCTCGGAGTGA
- the epmA gene encoding EF-P lysine aminoacylase EpmA — MDKPASAPSPWWTPHVHADRRPFLMGRNRIQAALRGFFASRDFVEVDTATLQVSPGNEAHLHAFATEAIGHDGARTPLYLHTSPEFACKKLLAAGETRIACFAHVYRNRERGPLHHPEFTMLEWYRAGESYEALMRDCGEILGLAAEITGTRTLAYRGRETDPFREPERLSVAEAFRRFAGIDLLASIDRSGATDRDRLASDLRQAGLRVAEDDTWADLFSRVIVERVEPQLGLGRATILDEYPVAEAALARPTAREPRVAERFELYACGVELANAFGELTDAAEQRRRFEAEMAEKMRVYGESYPVDEDFLAALAQMPEASGIALGFDRLVMLATGASRIDQVIWAPVPETSR; from the coding sequence ATGGATAAGCCCGCATCTGCCCCCTCTCCCTGGTGGACGCCCCACGTCCATGCGGACCGGCGCCCGTTCCTGATGGGCCGGAACCGGATCCAGGCGGCCCTGCGCGGATTCTTCGCCTCCCGGGACTTCGTGGAAGTCGATACGGCCACGCTCCAGGTATCGCCGGGGAACGAGGCGCATCTCCATGCCTTCGCGACCGAAGCCATCGGCCATGACGGAGCCCGGACGCCCCTCTACCTGCACACCTCCCCGGAATTCGCCTGCAAGAAGCTGCTCGCCGCCGGCGAGACGCGGATCGCCTGCTTCGCCCACGTGTATAGGAACCGTGAGCGCGGCCCCCTGCACCACCCGGAATTCACCATGCTCGAATGGTACCGGGCCGGAGAGAGCTACGAAGCGCTCATGAGGGATTGCGGCGAGATCCTCGGGCTGGCGGCCGAGATAACGGGCACTCGCACCCTCGCCTATCGCGGCCGTGAGACTGATCCCTTCCGGGAGCCCGAGCGCCTGAGCGTGGCCGAGGCCTTCCGGCGCTTCGCCGGCATCGATCTTCTCGCCTCCATTGACCGGAGCGGCGCGACGGACAGGGACCGTCTGGCCTCCGATCTCCGCCAAGCGGGCCTGCGGGTGGCGGAGGACGATACCTGGGCGGATTTATTCAGCCGCGTCATCGTCGAGCGGGTCGAGCCCCAGCTCGGCCTCGGGCGCGCCACGATCCTGGACGAGTACCCCGTGGCAGAGGCGGCCCTTGCCCGCCCAACGGCCCGCGAACCGCGCGTGGCCGAACGGTTCGAGCTCTATGCCTGCGGGGTGGAACTCGCCAACGCCTTCGGCGAGCTGACAGATGCGGCCGAGCAGCGACGGCGGTTCGAGGCCGAGATGGCGGAGAAGATGCGGGTCTATGGAGAAAGCTACCCTGTGGACGAGGATTTCCTGGCCGCCCTGGCCCAGATGCCTGAAGCGAGCGGCATCGCGCTCGGCTTCGACCGGCTGGTGATGCTCGCCACCGGCGCCTCCCGCATCGATCAGGTAATCTGGGCGCCCGTTCCGGAGACGAGCCGTTGA
- the efp gene encoding elongation factor P, which yields MDGKLYVVLTAQNIHPGKGTPVTQLDMRRISDGVKVSERYRTTEQVERAFVEDREHTFLYQDGEGFHFMNPETYDQVVVPEDIIGDQKAYLQEGMAVMLSTHNGVAIAIELPARVTLEITETEPVVKGQTASSSYKPAMLSNGVRTLVPPHIQAGTRVVIMTEDGSYVERAKD from the coding sequence ATGGACGGCAAGCTCTATGTGGTTCTCACCGCCCAGAACATCCACCCCGGCAAGGGCACGCCCGTCACCCAACTCGACATGCGCCGTATCTCCGACGGCGTGAAGGTGTCCGAGCGCTATCGGACGACCGAGCAGGTCGAGCGCGCCTTCGTGGAGGACCGCGAGCACACCTTCCTGTATCAGGACGGCGAGGGCTTCCACTTCATGAACCCGGAGACCTACGATCAGGTGGTCGTGCCGGAAGACATCATCGGCGACCAGAAGGCCTATCTCCAGGAAGGCATGGCCGTGATGCTCTCGACCCACAACGGCGTGGCGATCGCCATCGAACTGCCGGCCCGCGTGACCCTCGAGATCACCGAGACCGAGCCGGTCGTGAAGGGCCAGACGGCCTCCTCGTCCTATAAGCCCGCTATGCTGTCCAACGGCGTGCGCACCCTCGTGCCGCCCCACATCCAGGCCGGCACCCGCGTCGTGATCATGACGGAAGACGGCTCCTACGTGGAGCGCGCGAAGGACTGA
- a CDS encoding DMP19 family protein — protein MDKNRYLLELSESDQIDFGKVDFQDQSEEQRVFSAVWALESHVNSGGFLQYFSSWDGDTANFAPDALRRIGANACAEIVERALRSVTQEQLPDNYDQRKALISSLIQIDPDKLEHSDADFFTYPDDLTNLLYEYVQKNQSAFSKS, from the coding sequence ATGGATAAGAATCGATACCTTCTTGAGCTTTCTGAGAGTGACCAAATCGACTTTGGAAAAGTCGATTTTCAGGATCAATCCGAGGAGCAGAGAGTCTTTTCAGCGGTATGGGCTCTCGAAAGCCACGTTAATAGTGGCGGCTTTTTACAGTATTTTTCTAGCTGGGATGGTGATACCGCAAACTTTGCTCCCGACGCTCTTCGGCGCATTGGCGCAAATGCTTGTGCTGAAATCGTTGAGCGTGCCCTCAGATCAGTGACTCAAGAGCAGCTCCCAGATAACTACGATCAGCGCAAAGCCCTTATCAGTTCTTTGATTCAGATAGATCCTGATAAGTTAGAGCACAGCGATGCAGATTTTTTTACTTATCCAGACGATCTTACTAATCTATTATATGAATATGTTCAAAAAAATCAGAGTGCCTTCAGCAAATCTTGA
- a CDS encoding aminotransferase, giving the protein MAPGPVKPINPLVADVGSPPIPEAQSWTRRYDGSFGPLINLSQAVPGNAPHATLLERMAAAAGSAAGSQYGPINGDADLRQAYADDLSRLYEGRIAPEDTAVTAGCNMAFFAVMMLLAHRGEAVLLPTPWYFNHQMTLDMLGIEPRPLPCRPENGFVPRVEDAEVLIDEKVRAIVLVTPNNPTGAVYPAHVIEAFAQLCRRRGIYLVIDETYRDFLPQGMNRSHGLFTSGEWRDTVIQLYSFSKSYAIPGHRTGAIAADVKLVEQIAKILDCIQICAPRTAQAALPWAINALRDWREDNRAEINRRAQVFQDALAPLPEWKIESVGAYFAYLRHPFPDAKAQQVAEKLATERGVLCLPGSYFGPGQEGHLRVAIANVGGDVLSGLTERFRGLSL; this is encoded by the coding sequence ATGGCGCCCGGTCCCGTAAAACCCATCAACCCACTCGTCGCGGATGTGGGAAGCCCACCGATCCCCGAAGCGCAGAGCTGGACCAGGCGCTATGATGGCTCCTTTGGGCCGCTGATCAACCTGTCCCAGGCCGTTCCGGGGAATGCGCCCCATGCCACTTTGCTGGAGCGGATGGCCGCCGCCGCAGGTTCGGCGGCGGGCTCGCAATACGGCCCCATCAACGGCGACGCGGACCTCCGGCAGGCCTATGCGGACGATCTTTCTCGCCTTTATGAAGGCCGGATCGCCCCGGAGGATACGGCGGTCACGGCCGGCTGTAACATGGCCTTTTTCGCCGTCATGATGCTGCTCGCCCATCGCGGCGAGGCGGTCCTGCTGCCGACCCCTTGGTATTTCAACCATCAGATGACCCTCGATATGCTCGGTATCGAGCCGCGCCCGCTGCCCTGCCGCCCCGAGAACGGCTTCGTGCCTCGGGTGGAGGACGCGGAAGTGCTGATCGACGAAAAGGTCAGAGCCATCGTCCTCGTCACCCCCAACAACCCGACCGGGGCGGTCTATCCTGCTCACGTCATCGAAGCCTTCGCGCAGCTCTGTCGCAGAAGAGGCATTTATCTCGTGATCGATGAGACTTACCGGGATTTCCTCCCGCAGGGGATGAACCGCTCGCACGGGTTGTTCACGTCCGGGGAATGGCGGGACACGGTGATCCAGCTCTATTCCTTCTCGAAATCCTACGCGATCCCGGGGCACCGCACCGGGGCCATCGCCGCCGACGTCAAGCTCGTCGAGCAGATTGCCAAGATTCTCGACTGCATCCAGATCTGCGCCCCACGGACCGCTCAAGCGGCGCTGCCATGGGCCATCAACGCCTTGCGCGACTGGCGCGAGGATAACCGGGCCGAGATCAACCGACGTGCACAGGTTTTTCAGGATGCTCTCGCGCCTCTGCCGGAATGGAAGATCGAGTCGGTCGGCGCCTATTTCGCCTATCTGCGCCACCCGTTTCCGGACGCCAAAGCGCAGCAGGTCGCTGAGAAGCTCGCTACGGAACGGGGTGTCCTGTGCCTGCCGGGAAGCTATTTCGGACCCGGGCAGGAAGGGCATCTGCGCGTCGCCATCGCCAATGTGGGAGGCGACGTCCTGAGCGGTTTGACGGAACGTTTCCGGGGTCTGTCGCTCTGA
- a CDS encoding Ppx/GppA phosphatase family protein — translation MDGSANGAALVAERPSPARTDYRRRSSRSYAALDLGTNNCRLLIAEPAHFGFRVVDAFSRIVRLGEGLGRGNRLSEDAISRTFDALRVCREKMAAKDVTRARLVATEACRLAENGPSFIKRVRDELDLELEVVDRKTEAYLAVTGCASLVDPKAHSVIVFDIGGGSTEIAWLDGQAPHAFADPCKRIRAWDSLPVGVVTLAERHGGIDVTPETFEGMVEEVSELLLDFALVAASAGRAHNFHLLGTSGTVTTVGGIHLGLARYDRRRVDGMWMRHGEISTVMQRLLHSDFTQRAENPCIGKDRADLVLAGCAILEAIRRAFPSERLRIADRGLREGILMKMMREDSVWRGGQR, via the coding sequence TTGGACGGTTCCGCAAACGGCGCTGCCTTGGTTGCGGAGCGTCCTTCGCCGGCGCGGACGGATTACAGGCGCCGCTCATCCCGAAGCTACGCGGCGCTCGATCTCGGCACGAACAATTGTCGCCTTCTCATTGCTGAGCCTGCGCATTTCGGCTTTCGCGTCGTCGATGCGTTCTCGCGCATCGTGCGGCTCGGCGAAGGACTTGGCCGAGGCAATCGCCTGAGCGAGGACGCAATTTCGCGGACCTTCGACGCACTTCGCGTCTGCCGTGAGAAAATGGCCGCAAAGGATGTGACGCGCGCGCGCCTCGTGGCGACGGAGGCCTGCCGGCTGGCCGAGAACGGTCCGTCATTCATAAAGCGCGTACGCGACGAACTCGACCTGGAGCTCGAGGTTGTCGATCGCAAGACGGAAGCCTATCTCGCCGTCACAGGCTGTGCGTCCCTGGTCGATCCCAAGGCTCATTCCGTCATCGTGTTCGATATCGGTGGCGGCTCGACGGAGATCGCCTGGCTCGACGGTCAGGCCCCGCACGCCTTCGCCGATCCCTGCAAGCGCATCCGCGCGTGGGATTCCCTGCCCGTCGGCGTGGTGACGCTGGCCGAGCGCCACGGCGGGATCGATGTTACGCCAGAGACCTTCGAGGGCATGGTCGAGGAAGTGTCCGAGCTTCTGCTCGATTTCGCGCTCGTCGCGGCGTCGGCAGGGCGCGCGCACAACTTTCATCTGCTCGGAACCTCGGGAACCGTCACCACGGTCGGGGGCATTCACCTTGGCCTTGCGCGCTATGACCGGCGCCGGGTCGACGGAATGTGGATGCGCCATGGCGAGATCTCGACGGTGATGCAGCGTCTGCTGCATTCGGACTTTACGCAGCGGGCCGAGAACCCCTGCATCGGCAAGGATCGCGCCGATCTGGTTCTCGCCGGCTGCGCCATTTTGGAAGCGATCCGGCGGGCTTTTCCGTCAGAGCGCCTGCGCATC